The sequence GACGGCCAGTCGGCGCAGGATTCCAGAGCGGCGGTAGTAGGCCAAGAAGCTGGGCATGTTGATGATGCCGATGGTCGCGATGATGACGGTCAGCACCAGTGGAAGCACGAACAGGTCCAGCGCAGTGCGTCCGTTGACGATGACTTCTTGGGAGGCCGGTGCGGCGCTCATGACCAGGATCAGCAGGGGGAGGCCCAACGGGATGATGAGTCCGGAGGTGTCCCGGGTGACCATCTTCGCCTCGGCTCCCACCAGGGCCAGCCAGGACTTCGGGCCGGGACGTCGTGCCGTGGGCGGATGAAGGGTGGCGGTTGTCATCAGTGGGCCTCGGCTTCCGTGGTGGATTTCTCTGTCGAGCCGTCGTCGTCCTCGTCGAGATCCCGCCCGGTCAGGGCCAGGAAGGCCTCCTCCAGTGAGGGCGTCCCAGTGGCGGAGGTGATCTCGCCTGGGGTGCCGCGGGCGATGACGCGTCCGGCGTCGAGGACGACGAGCCGGTCACACAGGTGCTCCACCTCATCCATGGCATGGCTGACGAGTAGCACGGTCACGCCGTCATCGCGCATCTGCTCGACCAGGGACCACAGCCGGCGGCGCGCCCGCGGGTCCAGTCCCGTGGTCAACTCGTCCAGGATCACGACGCGCGGGCGGCCGGCCAGCGCGAGCGCGATGGAGACCCGCTGTTGCTGGCCGCCGGAGAGCTTCTCGAACCGGGTCCGGCGCTGTGCGCCGAGGCCCACGCGGTCGACGAGCTCCTCCGCCGGGACCGGGTCGGGGTAGAAGCTGCGGTACAGGTCCACGAGCTCGGCCACGGTCAGCGCCCCGTGCAAGTAGGACTGTTGCAATTGAACGCCGAGGACCTGACGTACCGCACCGCGATCATGCCGGGGGTCGAGCCCGAGGACCCGGACGGTGCCGGCCTCCGGCGTGCGCAGTCCGCCGATCATCTCCACGGTGGTGGTCTTGCCGGCGCCGTTGGCCCCGAGGACTCCCATCACCTCACCGGGTTGAACGGACAGGGTGATGCCGTCCACGGCTCTCCTGCCGCGGTAGGACTTGCGCAGGTTCTCGGCAAGGATGGCCGGTGCTGGGGCTGGAATGGTCATGGTCCTGACGCTAGGCATCACGGGCCGTGCGCACAGGTGCCGCCCGTCATCACCGTGCTGGGCGACCACCCATGACCATCGGCACGAGCGCCGGCACCCCATGCCCTTCTAGACTCTGGGGATGAGCCAGCGGTACGGGTACGAGATCTGGTCGGGACTGGCGATGCTCGTCGTGGCCATCGCCGTAGCGTCCCCGGTCCTGTTCGGAGCCGCCGAGCCGTCGATCCACCGCACCCTGTGGACCAGCCTGTTTATCGTCTTCCTGCTCAGCCTCATCGCGGCGGTCTCCGGCCTGGGGCGGCGAGTGGACCTGATCGGGTTCATGGCCGCCGTCGTGTTCTCCTGGGTGCTGGTGCTGACCGCCCCGGGGATGGGACTGCTGAATATCCTCCTCGTACTGACCGCCGCCATCAGCGCCTACCTGGTACCCGTAGGGGGCGGGCTCGTTCTGGTCGGGCTCAACACAGTGGTGCTCACGGTGGATGCCGTGCAGGAGGCCGCGCCCCAGGGGGACGGCGACCTCACGGAATCCGCCCTGATGGAGCTCGGGCTGTTCCTGGGGTTCTACCTGATGATCCAGGTCGCGACCCTGCTGAGTACCGTGACCCTGATCCGTGAACAACGGCAGCGCCGTGAGCTGGCCCGGGCCCACGTGGACCTGCGGGCCGCCTCCGCCGTGTTGGCGGTGAACGCCCGCGCCGCCGAACGGCTGCGGATCTCGCCGGACCTGCATGACACTATCGGTCACCAGCTCACGGTCCTCGCCCTCGAATTGGAGGCGGCCAGGCACCGGACCCCGGAGCCGGGGAGGGAGCACGTTGAGCGGGCCGGCACCGTGGCCCGGGAGCTGCTCGCGGATCTGCGCGCGACCGTGGATCAGCTGCGCACCGAGCCGACCGACCTGGCCGATGCCTTGGAAGGAGTGGTGGCAGGCCTGCCGGGCCTGCACGTGGAACTCGAGGTGGAGCCGAGTCTGAGCCTGGACGAGGCACGGACCGAGGCCCTGGTACGCACCGTGCAGGAGGTCACGACCAACACCCTCCGCCACGCTGATGCCACCCGATTGTGGATCACCGTGGGGCTGGACGGCGAAGATGAGCGTCTCAACAGCGTCGTGGTGCTCACGGCCGAGGACGATGGGTGTGGGCCCCTGAACTCGGCCGCAGCTGGGAACGGACTGCGGGGGATCGCCGAACGGTTCGAGATGCTGGGCGGCACGGCGGAGTTCGGCTTCACAGTGGACAGTGCAGACAGCACAGGCGGCGACAGTCGAGAACGCACCATGCCCGTGAGACCTACGGCCAGCGTCCGCGGCACCCCGGGCCAGGGGTTCCGCGTCGTCGCCCGGGTGCCGTCCGCATGACCCGCGTTGTGGTCGTCGACGACCAGACCCTCGTGCGGCACGGGATCCGCACTCTGTTGGACATCGCGCACGTCGAGGTGGTGGGGGAGGCGGACGACGGCGCTGCGGCACTGGAGGTGATCGCCCGGGAGGCGCCCGACGTCGTGCTCCTGGATTTGCGGATGCCTCGCTACGACGGGCTGTGGACCCTGCGGCAACTGCTGCACCGGGGGATCGAGGTTCCCGTGCTGGTACTGACGACTTTCGACGATGACACCCTGGTGCTGGACGCCCTGCGGTCCGGCGCTCGCGGATATCTGCTCAAGGACGTGACGGTCGAACAGCTCACCCATGCGGTGCAGACCCTGGCCGACGGCGGGACCCTCATCGCCCCGTCCATCACCGATCGGTTGCTGCGGGCGATCCGCACCGGGACTGTCCCCACGCCGGAGGCTGCGGTGCCCGCCCAGGACCTCACCGAACGGGAACAGGAGGTGCTGCGGCTGATGGCCGAGGGATACCCCAACCGGCAGATCGCCCAAGCACTGTTTCTCGCCGAGGGCACGGTGAAGAACCACGTCTCCACCATCCTCCTGAAACTGGGAGCGCGGGACCGGACGAATGCGGTACTCCGCGCCCTGCGTGACGGTCTGCTGCGGTAGGCCGGGCCGCCGTGAACATCTGGGTTCTGGTCGTGCAGTCTCTCAGCGACCGCACCGGTCCCAGCGCGTCCAGGGCCAGTCGGCGGCGATCCACTCGATGAGTGCATCGGCCAGTCGGATCGAGCACAGTGAAGATGAATCCCTGGCCCGCGGAGAAATCGGCGGAATGGCTGGACTGTACCGGACGGTGGAAGTCCTGCCCACGGCTACGGTGCTATCCGCACCTGCTCGACCCGCTCCTGAGCGGCAGGCTCCGGGGCAACTGACCCACGGGCCGCCGTGCGGCCACCGTTGCCCTGAGCGATGATGACGGCCAACAACACCGCTGCCACCAGGGCCGCCACCCCGAACGCGACGAAGATCGAGCCGGCGCCGAAGCCGCCGTCGAGCAGGAATCCGGCCACCAGCGGGGCCGTCACGGCACCCAGGCGCCCCACGCCCAAGGCCCAGCCGAGGGCCGTGCCGCGCAGGTGCCCCGGGTAGTGGTTGGCCACGGCCGCGATGATCAGGCACTGTGTGCCGTGCGTCCCGACGCCGGCCACCATCAGGATCACGTACACGAGCCACACCGACGGCGAGAGCAGCAGGCTCAGCAGGGCCACGCCG comes from Citricoccus muralis and encodes:
- a CDS encoding histidine kinase, which codes for MSQRYGYEIWSGLAMLVVAIAVASPVLFGAAEPSIHRTLWTSLFIVFLLSLIAAVSGLGRRVDLIGFMAAVVFSWVLVLTAPGMGLLNILLVLTAAISAYLVPVGGGLVLVGLNTVVLTVDAVQEAAPQGDGDLTESALMELGLFLGFYLMIQVATLLSTVTLIREQRQRRELARAHVDLRAASAVLAVNARAAERLRISPDLHDTIGHQLTVLALELEAARHRTPEPGREHVERAGTVARELLADLRATVDQLRTEPTDLADALEGVVAGLPGLHVELEVEPSLSLDEARTEALVRTVQEVTTNTLRHADATRLWITVGLDGEDERLNSVVVLTAEDDGCGPLNSAAAGNGLRGIAERFEMLGGTAEFGFTVDSADSTGGDSRERTMPVRPTASVRGTPGQGFRVVARVPSA
- a CDS encoding response regulator, giving the protein MTRVVVVDDQTLVRHGIRTLLDIAHVEVVGEADDGAAALEVIAREAPDVVLLDLRMPRYDGLWTLRQLLHRGIEVPVLVLTTFDDDTLVLDALRSGARGYLLKDVTVEQLTHAVQTLADGGTLIAPSITDRLLRAIRTGTVPTPEAAVPAQDLTEREQEVLRLMAEGYPNRQIAQALFLAEGTVKNHVSTILLKLGARDRTNAVLRALRDGLLR
- a CDS encoding ABC transporter ATP-binding protein, with the protein product MTIPAPAPAILAENLRKSYRGRRAVDGITLSVQPGEVMGVLGANGAGKTTTVEMIGGLRTPEAGTVRVLGLDPRHDRGAVRQVLGVQLQQSYLHGALTVAELVDLYRSFYPDPVPAEELVDRVGLGAQRRTRFEKLSGGQQQRVSIALALAGRPRVVILDELTTGLDPRARRRLWSLVEQMRDDGVTVLLVSHAMDEVEHLCDRLVVLDAGRVIARGTPGEITSATGTPSLEEAFLALTGRDLDEDDDGSTEKSTTEAEAH